Proteins encoded together in one Candidatus Kaiserbacteria bacterium window:
- a CDS encoding HEAT repeat domain-containing protein — METSNIENSLNNGEEIKKISDYESFREYARDKTETFGESYLYEAAAAALEIGTIDYADIASFVEKGIDDEDALVRLFAVTLAGYGQEDIDYVNMVQKATSDTDDYVRAAGTTLIGRLPESERSASIIKGLDDENDRVRLYASLEISEVPKNEQGALLRKMLADSDGYIREEAAGAIYRVPEEERTELVKIGLQDEDHHVRWRTAMRLGDVPEGERATVIEIALQDVDEYVVKDAIKAIRFVPSRNERIRLRTINPHKSLIHKLWYN; from the coding sequence ATGGAAACATCGAATATTGAAAACTCTCTAAATAATGGGGAAGAAATTAAGAAAATTTCTGATTACGAAAGCTTCAGAGAATACGCAAGAGATAAGACAGAAACTTTTGGAGAGAGCTATCTTTACGAAGCTGCTGCAGCAGCACTTGAGATAGGCACAATAGATTATGCAGATATAGCTAGTTTTGTCGAGAAAGGGATTGATGATGAAGATGCACTCGTACGATTGTTCGCTGTTACATTAGCCGGATATGGTCAAGAAGACATTGACTATGTGAATATGGTTCAGAAGGCTACGTCAGATACCGATGATTATGTACGCGCTGCGGGTACGACTCTTATTGGCAGGTTGCCAGAATCCGAAAGAAGTGCAAGTATTATTAAAGGGTTGGATGACGAAAATGATAGGGTGCGCTTGTATGCGAGTCTCGAAATAAGCGAAGTTCCCAAAAATGAACAAGGAGCACTGTTAAGAAAAATGCTTGCTGATAGCGATGGTTATATACGTGAAGAAGCTGCAGGTGCGATATACCGTGTACCTGAAGAAGAACGGACGGAGCTTGTTAAAATTGGTTTACAGGATGAAGATCATCACGTACGTTGGCGTACAGCTATGCGTCTTGGTGATGTTCCTGAGGGAGAAAGAGCTACGGTTATTGAGATTGCATTGCAGGATGTAGATGAATATGTCGTCAAAGATGCTATTAAAGCAATACGGTTTGTACCTAGTAGAAATGAACGTATTCGTCTGCGTACAATAAACCCACACAAGAGTTTAATACATAAGCTCTGGTACAATTAA
- the rplT gene encoding 50S ribosomal protein L20 encodes MARVKRGTTSLKTRRNVLKRVKGYQFGRSKKERQAREAIAHAGNHAFAHRRKKKGDFRQLWTVKLNAALRPLGITYSRFIDVLNKKNVKLDRKVLSQIAHEQPETFQRIVETVK; translated from the coding sequence ATGGCACGAGTAAAACGAGGAACAACATCACTAAAGACACGTCGGAATGTACTGAAGCGTGTAAAAGGGTACCAATTTGGTCGCTCAAAGAAAGAACGACAAGCGCGCGAAGCTATTGCTCACGCTGGTAACCACGCATTCGCACACCGCCGAAAGAAAAAGGGAGACTTCCGCCAGCTCTGGACAGTGAAACTCAACGCAGCACTCCGCCCTCTTGGAATAACCTACAGTCGTTTTATTGATGTACTTAATAAAAAGAATGTTAAGCTCGACCGAAAAGTGCTCTCTCAAATTGCACACGAACAACCAGAGACATTCCAACGAATTGTTGAGACAGTGAAATAA
- a CDS encoding 50S ribosomal protein L35, whose product MKTNKSYAKRLRVTKNGKIVARKPGQNHFNAKASSGSKMAKNRMQTITLTKKVLGRFLPGK is encoded by the coding sequence ATGAAAACAAATAAATCATACGCAAAGCGCCTTCGGGTAACAAAAAACGGCAAGATTGTTGCACGTAAACCTGGGCAGAACCACTTTAATGCTAAAGCAAGTAGTGGTAGTAAAATGGCCAAAAACCGAATGCAAACTATTACATTGACCAAGAAGGTTCTTGGGCGATTTCTACCTGGTAAATAA
- the infC gene encoding translation initiation factor IF-3 translates to MQDEVRINESIRVPEVRVVGAEGENLGIMSTRDAFKKAQEEGLDLIEVSPKAKPPVAKIGDYGKYKYELKKKEKEIKAKSHVTETKVTQVKIGTGEGDLKRKANKVGEWLNDGHRVKIDLFLWGRYKYMEFAFLKDRLERFLAIVPESFKMADEIKKSPKGLTVVLEPDKSGKSAAKKENNENK, encoded by the coding sequence ATGCAAGACGAAGTACGAATCAATGAAAGCATCCGCGTGCCTGAGGTACGGGTTGTAGGCGCTGAAGGTGAAAACCTCGGTATTATGTCTACACGTGACGCTTTTAAGAAGGCTCAAGAAGAGGGGCTTGATCTCATCGAGGTCTCCCCTAAAGCTAAGCCACCTGTTGCTAAGATCGGTGACTACGGTAAGTACAAGTACGAGCTAAAGAAGAAAGAGAAGGAAATTAAGGCTAAGTCACATGTTACCGAAACAAAAGTAACTCAGGTTAAAATCGGTACGGGTGAAGGCGACTTAAAACGAAAGGCAAACAAGGTTGGCGAATGGCTCAATGATGGGCATCGTGTAAAGATTGATCTCTTTTTATGGGGTCGATACAAGTACATGGAATTCGCTTTCTTGAAGGACCGTCTCGAACGTTTCCTTGCAATCGTCCCTGAATCGTTTAAGATGGCCGACGAAATAAAGAAAAGTCCAAAAGGGCTTACAGTAGTACTTGAACCAGATAAATCTGGCAAAAGCGCTGCAAAAAAAGAAAACAATGAAAACAAATAA
- a CDS encoding AI-2E family transporter, with the protein MQFKTLQTGLFIFLLAAATALFGWLISDYIMPIFWAVVLTILFYPLHQRLYNYTKGRAALSSLLTIGSILIIVMVPLYILGALVANEAISLYINLTQGDISSLTMLATIQNALVPLAQFGVDVESVQTNLVAFAQSFSAQIGTYALDIGRATAGTFISILLMLYILFFTLRDGKGILIRMMEALPLGDAKEKMLFERFVSIVHAMFKGTFIIAIVQGAIGGVLFMIVGIESAALWAFVMGLFALIPAVGPAIVWLPVGLLLLFTGSVWQGVTVLVVGATLVSLIDNLLRPVLVAKEAAMPDVLILLSVLGGLTLFGIAGIIIGPVITAFFLSMWQLFEHDYEKELKKFG; encoded by the coding sequence GTGCAGTTCAAAACTCTCCAAACAGGACTTTTTATTTTTCTCCTTGCAGCTGCAACGGCACTTTTTGGGTGGCTTATTAGTGACTACATTATGCCCATATTCTGGGCGGTAGTACTTACCATTCTTTTCTACCCACTACACCAACGGTTGTATAATTACACGAAGGGCCGCGCCGCGCTTTCGTCACTTCTTACCATTGGGAGTATTCTTATTATTGTGATGGTGCCACTGTATATATTGGGTGCACTCGTAGCCAACGAAGCAATCTCTTTATATATAAACCTCACCCAAGGAGACATCAGTTCCCTTACAATGCTTGCTACGATTCAAAATGCACTCGTGCCGCTTGCGCAATTTGGTGTTGATGTAGAGAGTGTCCAAACAAACCTTGTTGCGTTTGCGCAAAGTTTCAGCGCACAAATCGGTACGTACGCGCTCGATATTGGACGTGCCACAGCAGGGACCTTTATTTCAATATTACTAATGCTCTACATTCTTTTCTTCACGCTTCGTGACGGCAAAGGCATCCTCATTCGTATGATGGAAGCGCTACCTTTGGGAGATGCAAAGGAAAAGATGCTTTTCGAACGATTTGTCTCAATAGTACATGCGATGTTTAAAGGAACGTTCATCATTGCTATCGTCCAAGGAGCAATTGGCGGGGTGCTCTTTATGATTGTCGGCATAGAAAGTGCCGCCTTGTGGGCATTTGTAATGGGACTCTTTGCGCTTATTCCGGCTGTTGGCCCCGCAATTGTATGGCTCCCTGTTGGATTACTCTTACTCTTCACAGGTTCTGTATGGCAAGGTGTTACCGTATTAGTTGTCGGTGCAACACTTGTAAGTCTTATAGACAACCTCCTACGTCCAGTTTTAGTAGCAAAAGAGGCTGCAATGCCTGATGTTCTCATACTCCTTTCAGTACTAGGTGGGTTAACACTGTTTGGTATCGCCGGAATCATTATTGGCCCAGTTATTACAGCGTTTTTCCTTTCTATGTGGCAATTATTCGAGCACGATTACGAGAAGGAATTGAAGAAATTTGGGTAG
- a CDS encoding TIGR00730 family Rossman fold protein → MINENNNTTETFGAGFEIKKKTPMKNLCYDHINLPSRVDTQIEKELHDRAARIEDELLEGFHAIRNFPKSVTFFGSARFEPNHPYYKIAKSLSARICKEGYAVITGGGPGIMAAGNEGSNQTCNQAVGFNIELPNEQTINEHVTHGVNFHYFFTRKVSLFFSAETYLYFPGGFGTLDEFFELVTLIQTRKVPAVPVILVGSDFWNPIMDVVETVLLDKFKTISPEDMDLFKITDNEEEILDIIKKAPLRNEYN, encoded by the coding sequence ATGATAAATGAAAATAACAACACTACTGAAACATTCGGTGCAGGATTTGAAATTAAAAAAAAGACACCCATGAAGAATTTGTGCTACGACCACATCAACCTTCCTTCACGTGTCGATACACAGATTGAAAAAGAGCTTCATGACAGAGCCGCAAGAATAGAAGATGAGCTCCTTGAGGGATTCCATGCAATCCGCAACTTTCCTAAGTCGGTAACTTTTTTCGGTTCAGCACGCTTTGAACCAAACCATCCATACTACAAAATCGCTAAAAGTCTCTCTGCTCGGATTTGTAAGGAGGGATACGCAGTGATTACCGGAGGAGGACCAGGAATTATGGCTGCTGGAAATGAGGGTTCAAATCAGACCTGTAATCAAGCGGTGGGCTTTAATATTGAGTTACCAAACGAACAGACTATTAACGAGCACGTGACTCACGGGGTCAATTTCCACTACTTTTTTACACGCAAAGTGTCGCTCTTCTTTTCAGCAGAAACGTACCTCTATTTCCCTGGCGGGTTCGGTACCCTCGATGAATTTTTTGAGTTAGTAACACTGATTCAAACACGAAAAGTTCCGGCAGTACCAGTTATTCTTGTAGGTTCAGATTTTTGGAATCCTATTATGGACGTAGTGGAAACTGTGTTGCTCGATAAATTCAAGACTATTTCACCTGAAGATATGGATCTCTTTAAAATCACAGATAACGAGGAAGAGATACTTGATATAATTAAGAAAGCACCTCTACGAAACGAGTATAATTAA
- a CDS encoding RNA polymerase sigma factor produces the protein MHITESDSDENIAGLVQQGNKDAFGILIDRYDKKITRYANKFLYNYQDREDAVQDVFIKAYKNIQSFRTSERFSPWIYRIAHNTFINVVRKQSKEKVTLFDTDTIFGLAIADPAMEDVHEQKQDRELLEHCLDKLSTKYREVLVLFYFEEKDYEEIASILQIPKATVGVRLARGRERMKHVYNNVTN, from the coding sequence ATGCATATAACGGAATCAGATAGTGACGAAAATATCGCAGGATTAGTGCAACAGGGCAACAAAGATGCTTTTGGTATTTTGATTGACCGCTACGACAAGAAGATAACTCGATACGCGAACAAATTCCTCTATAACTACCAAGACCGTGAAGATGCAGTGCAGGATGTATTTATAAAAGCATACAAAAACATACAAAGTTTCCGAACAAGCGAAAGATTCTCCCCGTGGATATATCGCATAGCACACAACACTTTTATTAACGTTGTTCGAAAACAAAGCAAAGAGAAAGTGACTCTTTTCGATACCGATACTATTTTTGGCTTAGCAATTGCCGATCCCGCCATGGAAGATGTTCATGAACAAAAACAAGACCGCGAACTATTGGAGCACTGCCTCGATAAACTATCTACAAAATATCGCGAAGTACTCGTTCTCTTTTATTTTGAAGAAAAGGACTATGAAGAAATTGCTTCTATTTTGCAAATTCCCAAAGCGACTGTCGGCGTACGGCTTGCACGAGGACGTGAACGCATGAAACATGTTTATAATAATGTAACCAATTAA
- a CDS encoding methionine adenosyltransferase domain-containing protein, translating to MYTAESVAVGHPDKICDQIADALLDEYLTNDENARCAIEVAGGHGTIFITGEVSSSHALSDDEVIAITQKVLSSCGDTGDTKVLPHIAQQSPEIAQGVDTGGAGDQGVMVGYACDENEAMMPLEMYLARELVQAMGERDGKAQVTLDDDKRVVSFITSVCGDYTPEIQHVIDTKIVPLLAKGVSLEGAWMKNPNGKWKVGGFHADAGLTGRKIVVDAYGPRVPVGGGAFSGKDATKVDRSAAYMARKIATDYVKKGAHEATVYLAYAIGQPTPTTAVAIVDGRKEKVEGYDLRPQGIIEQLDLRKPKFLNTARDGHFGQGNVWDIFE from the coding sequence ATGTACACAGCAGAATCTGTAGCAGTTGGGCACCCCGACAAAATCTGTGATCAAATCGCAGATGCACTATTAGACGAATATTTAACAAACGATGAAAATGCACGTTGTGCTATCGAGGTGGCAGGAGGGCACGGGACAATCTTTATCACCGGTGAGGTAAGTAGCTCGCATGCACTTAGTGATGATGAAGTTATAGCAATTACACAAAAAGTTTTAAGCTCATGTGGCGATACAGGAGATACAAAAGTACTGCCACACATAGCACAACAGTCACCAGAAATAGCCCAAGGAGTTGATACTGGCGGTGCTGGAGACCAAGGTGTCATGGTTGGGTACGCCTGTGATGAAAATGAGGCAATGATGCCTTTAGAGATGTATCTTGCACGAGAACTCGTACAAGCTATGGGGGAGCGCGATGGAAAGGCACAGGTAACCCTCGACGACGATAAACGCGTTGTTTCATTCATCACTTCAGTGTGTGGCGATTACACACCTGAAATTCAGCACGTTATCGATACAAAAATAGTTCCGTTACTTGCTAAAGGAGTTTCACTTGAAGGTGCGTGGATGAAAAATCCAAATGGTAAATGGAAAGTGGGCGGGTTCCATGCAGATGCTGGTCTTACCGGACGGAAAATTGTTGTTGATGCGTATGGGCCACGAGTCCCAGTTGGGGGCGGTGCTTTTTCTGGTAAAGATGCAACAAAAGTTGATCGTTCAGCAGCGTACATGGCACGCAAAATTGCGACAGATTATGTGAAAAAAGGTGCTCACGAAGCGACTGTGTATCTTGCCTACGCCATTGGACAGCCTACGCCTACAACGGCTGTTGCGATTGTAGACGGAAGAAAGGAAAAAGTAGAGGGGTACGACTTGCGTCCACAAGGAATTATCGAACAACTTGATTTACGAAAACCAAAGTTCCTCAACACTGCTCGTGATGGGCATTTTGGGCAGGGGAACGTGTGGGATATTTTTGAGTAG
- a CDS encoding DUF4084 domain-containing protein has protein sequence MEKTGRLLWVISIATDVGKVLIYSLVFTSVAYHITRDLVVREVGILLAFCFVYALVSFFGAVLAMTGTREQVRDAARVILCIFALGIACQALLWYSSGSIGALSDAAIPLSLLAAGFLAPVLTTWIVKSD, from the coding sequence ATGGAGAAAACAGGCCGTTTGCTTTGGGTAATCTCAATTGCAACCGACGTCGGCAAGGTGCTGATCTACTCTCTTGTATTTACAAGTGTTGCGTACCATATCACACGAGACCTTGTGGTTCGTGAGGTTGGAATTCTACTCGCTTTTTGTTTCGTCTATGCGCTGGTCAGTTTTTTCGGCGCAGTACTCGCAATGACTGGGACACGAGAACAAGTGCGAGATGCTGCCCGAGTGATTCTGTGCATTTTTGCTCTCGGGATTGCTTGCCAAGCACTGCTCTGGTACTCAAGTGGATCAATTGGAGCATTGAGCGATGCTGCTATTCCACTTTCACTACTAGCGGCAGGATTTCTTGCACCAGTTTTGACGACGTGGATTGTAAAATCAGACTGA
- the lexA gene encoding repressor LexA, which yields MNLTKKQNEVLVYIRTHTQEKGYSPTLDEIRKKFKLASVSTAHYYVERLKDAGYLTKEVGLARAIEITVDDFQNGLIPSPMVADSIAIPIVGAANCGAASLLAEGDVEGYVKVTRSLLRRRDNVFAVQAEGDSMNLASIDGKNIEEGDYVLIDFQNIDPKDGDYVLSVIDGCANLKKFYQDPKSGAIALIPESDNAEHKPIFISSEDDFMINGKIIAVVKK from the coding sequence ATGAATCTAACAAAAAAGCAAAACGAAGTTCTGGTCTACATACGCACACATACACAAGAGAAGGGGTACTCTCCCACGCTTGATGAAATAAGAAAGAAGTTTAAATTGGCTTCCGTATCAACTGCACACTACTATGTTGAAAGACTTAAAGATGCAGGGTACCTCACAAAGGAGGTTGGCTTAGCACGTGCAATAGAAATTACCGTTGATGATTTTCAGAATGGTTTGATTCCTAGTCCGATGGTTGCAGACAGTATTGCTATCCCCATTGTAGGAGCTGCTAACTGTGGAGCCGCTAGTCTTTTGGCTGAAGGGGATGTAGAGGGATATGTAAAAGTAACCAGATCGCTTTTACGAAGGCGGGACAACGTGTTTGCAGTACAAGCAGAAGGAGACTCAATGAATCTCGCGAGTATTGATGGTAAGAATATAGAAGAAGGCGACTACGTGTTAATAGATTTCCAAAATATTGATCCCAAAGATGGTGATTACGTGCTCTCTGTAATCGATGGATGTGCGAACTTGAAAAAGTTTTATCAAGATCCAAAGAGTGGAGCAATTGCACTCATACCTGAATCTGACAATGCAGAACATAAGCCAATTTTCATCTCAAGTGAAGACGACTTTATGATTAACGGAAAAATCATTGCGGTGGTTAAAAAGTAA
- a CDS encoding DUF924 domain-containing protein — protein sequence MNDKIIDDVLTFWFEDVGEEQWFKKDSKLDATIQERFQDVYEDVLNRETESWKETPEGRLAEIIVLDQFSRNIFRNDARSFSGDALALRLAQDAIAAGDDKKIPKEQRVFFYMPYMHSESPEVHVEALRIFIEYGDESYLGYEVSHKDIIDQFGRYPHRNEVLGRESTLEELEFLKTNSGF from the coding sequence ATGAATGACAAAATAATAGACGATGTTCTTACATTTTGGTTTGAAGACGTGGGGGAAGAACAGTGGTTTAAGAAAGATTCTAAGCTCGATGCGACCATACAAGAGCGGTTTCAAGATGTATACGAGGATGTTTTGAATAGAGAAACCGAAAGTTGGAAGGAGACTCCAGAAGGGAGACTCGCGGAAATTATTGTACTCGACCAGTTTTCCCGAAACATATTTCGTAACGATGCAAGAAGCTTTAGTGGTGATGCACTAGCATTGCGTTTAGCCCAAGACGCTATTGCAGCAGGGGATGACAAGAAGATTCCGAAAGAACAGCGCGTTTTCTTCTACATGCCATATATGCATTCTGAATCTCCGGAGGTTCATGTGGAAGCATTAAGAATCTTTATTGAGTATGGGGATGAGAGTTATTTAGGATACGAAGTATCACATAAGGATATTATCGATCAGTTTGGACGCTACCCACATCGCAATGAAGTATTAGGTAGAGAATCAACTCTTGAAGAGTTGGAGTTCCTAAAAACGAATTCGGGGTTTTAG
- the smpB gene encoding SsrA-binding protein SmpB — protein sequence MSLVDNKRVRFDFEILKEFEAGIELLGIEVKAVRAKRASLRGARVLVRGGEAFLVGATIQPYQVDNTPDTYDPERVRRLLLSKKELAELAGADVAKGLTLVPISLYNKQRKLKLSFGLARGKKQQDKRETIKERETKITIERSMKRG from the coding sequence ATGTCTCTTGTAGATAACAAACGAGTACGCTTTGATTTCGAAATTCTCAAAGAGTTTGAGGCAGGTATTGAGCTGCTTGGTATCGAGGTTAAGGCAGTCCGCGCAAAACGTGCCAGTTTAAGAGGCGCACGTGTTTTAGTGCGTGGTGGAGAGGCTTTTCTTGTTGGAGCCACCATACAGCCATATCAGGTAGATAATACGCCAGATACGTACGATCCTGAACGAGTTCGACGTCTACTTCTCTCCAAAAAAGAACTCGCAGAGCTTGCAGGCGCTGATGTTGCCAAAGGTTTGACACTAGTGCCAATTTCATTGTATAATAAACAAAGGAAGTTGAAACTTTCGTTTGGGTTGGCGCGCGGAAAGAAACAACAAGATAAGCGCGAAACCATCAAAGAACGAGAGACAAAGATTACCATTGAGCGTTCTATGAAACGCGGGTAA
- the ftsH gene encoding ATP-dependent zinc metalloprotease FtsH, whose translation MQHLQQGNFWVQLVITIVVFALLLSAYSSVTSYFTEKEEVSISQLATDINEGLVSEVEVSGENLEVTYVLIPTEGDEEPLAEEVVKKSKKESEASFTETLVNYGVTHEALSAVSITIADPSGFRYWFLALAPLLIPIIIIVLIIWYLSRQVKGGGGGMQAFTFGQSKARMVDPNDKQQKVLFKDVAGAKEAKEELLEIVDFLKSPKKFIEIGARIPKGVMLMGGPGTGKTLLARAVAGEANVPFFTISGSEFVEMFVGVGASRVRDLFKVAKKVAPAIVFIDEIDAVGRVRGTGVGGGNDEREQTLNQILVEMDGFEPNEKVIVMAATNRPDVLDPALLRPGRFDRRVTIDLPDREGREGILAIHARKKPLHADTDLTVIAERTPGFSGADLANLMNEAAILAARESRKEVTQYDLIRSIEKVMLGPERKSHVLNKKEKEITAYHEGGHALVASILPYSDPVHKISIISRGRAAGYTLKLPFEDRKMQSKKEFLDDIAVSLGGYIAEKMVFDDVTTGPSNDLQVLTNLARNMVTRWGMSEKIGTVALAGNNGEALFGAGVHGREYSEKISSEIDAEVKDIIDEAHKRATEILTEHRDVLDAIAATLMEKETLERGEFEDLLREHKIPIKQKQDIEHSGV comes from the coding sequence ATGCAGCACCTACAACAAGGTAATTTTTGGGTGCAGCTAGTAATTACTATTGTAGTGTTTGCACTCTTGCTCTCAGCCTATTCTTCAGTAACGAGTTACTTTACTGAGAAGGAAGAAGTCTCTATCTCTCAGCTCGCAACTGATATAAATGAAGGGCTGGTAAGTGAGGTAGAAGTAAGTGGTGAAAATCTCGAAGTCACCTATGTACTTATTCCGACAGAAGGCGATGAGGAACCTTTAGCTGAAGAAGTTGTAAAGAAATCTAAGAAAGAGTCTGAAGCTTCATTTACTGAGACATTAGTAAACTACGGGGTAACACATGAAGCACTTTCTGCGGTGAGTATCACTATTGCAGACCCAAGTGGTTTCCGGTACTGGTTTTTAGCACTTGCACCACTGCTTATCCCGATAATCATAATAGTTCTTATTATCTGGTATCTCTCACGACAAGTGAAAGGTGGCGGAGGTGGTATGCAGGCGTTTACCTTTGGGCAAAGCAAAGCGCGAATGGTTGACCCAAACGACAAGCAGCAAAAAGTTTTGTTTAAGGATGTAGCAGGAGCAAAGGAAGCTAAAGAAGAATTGCTAGAAATTGTTGATTTCCTCAAGAGTCCAAAGAAATTTATTGAAATAGGAGCACGTATTCCTAAGGGGGTTATGCTTATGGGTGGGCCAGGAACAGGAAAAACACTTTTGGCACGTGCAGTGGCAGGAGAAGCAAACGTACCGTTTTTCACTATCTCAGGATCTGAATTCGTAGAAATGTTTGTCGGCGTAGGAGCAAGTCGTGTTCGAGATTTGTTTAAGGTAGCTAAAAAAGTAGCGCCGGCGATTGTCTTTATTGATGAAATCGATGCTGTCGGACGAGTGCGTGGCACTGGTGTTGGTGGTGGAAACGATGAACGAGAACAAACACTGAACCAAATTCTTGTTGAAATGGATGGGTTTGAACCAAACGAAAAAGTTATTGTAATGGCAGCAACTAACCGACCAGACGTTCTTGATCCAGCGCTGTTGCGCCCAGGACGTTTCGACCGTCGAGTGACTATTGACTTGCCCGACCGAGAAGGGCGTGAAGGGATCCTCGCAATTCACGCACGGAAAAAGCCGTTGCATGCTGATACTGATCTTACCGTTATTGCTGAGCGCACCCCTGGATTTTCAGGAGCTGACTTGGCAAACCTTATGAACGAAGCGGCAATTCTGGCTGCACGAGAGAGTCGGAAGGAAGTTACTCAGTATGACCTTATTCGCTCAATCGAAAAGGTAATGCTCGGCCCCGAACGAAAGAGTCATGTATTAAATAAGAAGGAAAAAGAAATTACTGCATATCATGAAGGTGGGCATGCGCTTGTTGCTTCAATACTTCCATACTCTGATCCAGTACATAAGATTTCTATCATTAGCCGAGGCCGTGCAGCTGGTTATACACTGAAACTTCCATTTGAAGATCGCAAGATGCAGTCAAAGAAAGAATTCCTTGACGACATAGCTGTTTCTCTCGGTGGATATATTGCAGAAAAGATGGTCTTTGACGATGTAACGACTGGTCCATCAAACGATTTGCAAGTCCTTACAAATCTTGCACGCAACATGGTGACGCGGTGGGGAATGTCAGAAAAAATTGGCACCGTTGCACTCGCAGGAAATAATGGAGAAGCACTATTTGGGGCGGGGGTACATGGGCGAGAATATTCAGAAAAGATATCCTCAGAAATTGATGCCGAAGTGAAGGATATTATCGACGAAGCACATAAACGTGCAACAGAAATTCTTACCGAACATCGCGATGTCCTTGATGCAATAGCTGCAACACTTATGGAAAAAGAAACGCTTGAACGCGGTGAATTTGAAGACCTGCTTCGAGAGCATAAGATTCCTATAAAACAGAAACAAGACATTGAACATTCAGGTGTATAA
- the pyrC gene encoding dihydroorotase translates to MFKHLIIGKVALERELITIEGIHKMQHALEHLPFEGHVHVRQGAILKAVAPYTARQCWGGIVMPNTIPPIITPSAATTYKKEILDAMPKENFEPLMVGYLSEETSADDVRRGFESGAWVAMKFYPRGATTNSKEGINSWELPFHPALKIMEEIGMPLALHAEANVDESTGKEIDIYDRERRFIPVLMELRKRRPQLKISVEHGTSLEMAQFMEEHGDPKKLVCTVTIQHMMFSRQDLHKDGFQPHMMCYPIPKRAEAMLAWRELGTSGKPYIFAGTDSAPHPTHKKESACGCAGGMFTAHAMIPLYAQIFEQAGRLDNLEEFLCINGPRFYGLEPRSGLVTLVKKPWTRQSMIAVNGGEKIRPFGYHEKPEQRFRFEWQIQKP, encoded by the coding sequence TTGTTTAAACATCTAATTATTGGTAAAGTCGCCTTAGAAAGAGAGCTCATTACAATAGAAGGAATACATAAAATGCAACATGCGCTAGAGCACCTGCCTTTCGAAGGGCACGTACACGTGCGGCAAGGAGCAATTCTCAAAGCAGTTGCCCCATACACTGCTCGACAATGCTGGGGCGGCATCGTAATGCCTAATACGATTCCTCCTATCATCACACCAAGTGCTGCTACAACGTACAAGAAAGAAATTCTTGATGCCATGCCTAAAGAGAACTTTGAACCTCTGATGGTCGGCTATCTCTCGGAGGAAACATCTGCTGACGATGTGCGGAGAGGGTTCGAAAGTGGCGCGTGGGTAGCGATGAAATTCTACCCACGCGGAGCAACAACTAACTCAAAAGAGGGTATCAACTCTTGGGAGCTTCCATTTCATCCAGCGCTAAAGATTATGGAAGAGATCGGCATGCCGCTCGCGTTGCACGCCGAAGCAAATGTCGACGAAAGCACTGGTAAAGAGATCGATATCTATGATCGCGAGCGCCGATTCATTCCCGTACTGATGGAACTTCGAAAACGTCGCCCTCAACTGAAGATATCTGTTGAGCATGGTACGTCATTGGAGATGGCGCAATTCATGGAAGAGCACGGGGATCCTAAAAAACTTGTGTGTACAGTAACTATCCAACACATGATGTTCAGTCGACAAGATCTGCACAAAGATGGTTTTCAACCACATATGATGTGCTATCCGATTCCGAAACGTGCAGAAGCAATGCTTGCATGGCGAGAGTTGGGAACCAGTGGAAAACCATATATTTTTGCTGGTACCGACTCGGCTCCACACCCAACGCACAAAAAAGAAAGTGCATGTGGATGCGCGGGTGGCATGTTTACCGCACACGCAATGATTCCACTGTATGCTCAAATCTTTGAACAAGCAGGGAGACTCGACAACCTCGAAGAGTTCTTGTGCATCAATGGACCGCGCTTCTACGGGCTTGAGCCTCGCTCGGGTTTAGTTACCTTAGTGAAAAAGCCATGGACAAGACAAAGTATGATTGCAGTCAATGGTGGTGAAAAGATTCGCCCGTTTGGATACCATGAAAAACCTGAACAGCGCTTCAGATTTGAATGGCAAATCCAAAAACCATAG